One Vanessa atalanta chromosome 15, ilVanAtal1.2, whole genome shotgun sequence genomic window, ttatagtaattttaattatagagttaaaacataatttaataattagcgCATATAAAAGCTTTAAGACGATGCACGTAAATAATTGCAGATACGTCTCTGTACAACGATTATGACGACATACTTTTCAATCAATGTGAATTTTTTCAACGATTTCATTAACTTACTTGCAAGATTCAATAGTCGGTGCGACTGTGGCTTCAATTTTGCGCGATTCACATCGTTCTCCAACGAAGCCGTTTGTACATTTACAAACTAGCTTGTCATTATTTCCCAAAGAACACACGCCTTCGTTCAAACAGTACTGAGAACAAATATAGGCTTCGCATCTCGTTCCTTTGTAGCCTCGTTTACATCTGCAGCGAAATTAAACCAATaactaaatctttatttaagaaaattcattTATGTATCTTAAAAGATATTTTGGTCCATAGCTTCTCTCTAGtgcattaaaacaaaacttttaatttaataaagacattAGATTGTAGCTGATAAAGTAATACATTTGTTAATGTATCTTTCACGGTCAAAAAACATAATGAACTGTTAAATGAATCGAGCGTTgctgtaatgtattttatatttttataaactcacTTGCATTCTGGTTGACCTTTGTTGTTGACGCTACAATCGCCATTAAAACAGAAATTTTGGCAAACCGATATTTCACATCGCTCGCCAGTAAACCCGGGAGAGCATTTACAATCAGAAATGCCAGTTTTAACACCGTGCAGACAAAATAAGCCAACGTCCTTTGGAATATTCATTGCTTCATTGATAAGAGTCTTGTTTTCGGACAGACCAGCCAGTACCGTGCAATCGGTAACACCAGCCGTTTGGTCCGCTATTTGATAATTCGCTACGATTCCAAAAGGAACCTCGTTGTTGAAAGCTATCAATTCTTCAGGTTCTGTATTAGGAGGAGCGTTCTTTGACAATTTCCAAACTGATTTAAAACCCCAATCGAcccaataaatattatctttcgATACGGTTAAAGCGTTCGGCTGGTGGTAAGTTCCGACTAATCTTGTCTTTCTATCTTTTCCCTCTAAATCTGACGATTCAATGGAGTAGTGAATGCCTTCTTTATCGTCGGCCCAGTATAGGCGCTTCGTTCTCTGATCTATCGCGATACTGACGGGCATGTGGATATTAGTGTCAACGATAATCTTCCTTTCACTGCCGTCGAAACGTGCCCTCTCGATTGTAGGTTTTGTAATGTTGGTGTTCGTCCAGTAAATATAACTGTAATAGAATAATtcataagaaaatattctttaaaatatatttcattggaTTTTCGTATGTAAACTTACCCCCTACAACTGTCAACGGCAATGTCTCTCGGGATTTCGTCGTCCATTTTTATTAAGAGATTACCGTAGATGTTATTCTTCGGTCTCGGCCAAAGTGATATCCAGTATACACTTCTCTCGTTAGTATCGGTCCAGAACATTTTGCCCGTTACAGGATCGAAAGCTAATCcttgaatattttcataagaTCTCCGACCAACTAGAGGTTGATATTTCCTAGTGAGTAAATTGTAGCTAAATATCGAAGCATTGTCATTTTGCTTATCGACAAATAACAGCATGTTGTGAACCGCGTCGTACGCTAATGCTGTGAGATCTCTAAATCTGATCCCTTCATTGCTCGTTTTTGTTTGATTCGTATAAAATTCTAGTTGGTCCCCAGTAGTTATAGCGATATCTGaaacaaaaatgaaacaattaaggaccgtttaaaaacaatacaatgaaCCACGTGTGTAGTACAACAATGTTACCCTTTTTTAAATGGGGACTAAGTCACAATCGGGCAAAGGCCTACTTCACTGGCGGGTATGAAATGAGTTAcatcacaaattaagctcatgaaaatttagtagtgCCTGTCCGGCATTGCTGAATCGAAGATTGCATGGTCAGGCCATGCAATCTTCGATTCAGATTCGTGTGTGCTAACCACAATTTAAGAACACAAtgcttttgtttataaacaaaggttattttaaagacattacTAACTACGAGTAGTCATGCCGATTGGAttcaatctattattatatatatctattatataatcatGCAAGCATTAAAACGATTTCAGCCATTGATACATATTTTGGCAGCAATGCATGTTGTAGTCATCTCGTGACCATTTCGAAGTTTGTAGCATTTTTACACTTACGTAATAATTGCCATTAGTGATCTATGATGTTGCTACATGCAGGAACAGTCTCGACATATCAATTACATAATcagaaaatttaaacataaacaacTTTTGAGAAGAATTGAGTTCGAAGaacttaatactttatatttaagagttaatattaaaatacactgtgagtaggtttatatttatataacaaagttCTTCCTTTATAAAAGAGTCTGTCAATATACCGCTGCTGGAGTAAtgattggagcttattccaccacgctacgaTACTTCACTTCAGCGCTCAGCCcggaataaattttaaatacaaattaagtgccaatcatcggttaagatttacgtgtatcaaccactgagccatatcaataaaaaaatcagattgtcatataatattgtacattaattATGTTTGGGTAGCAACTGACAGACTTCATATTGCTCGTTATTCATAAGAGTCGCATCCTAACAGaggtcaaatattttaatttatttgctacCCATACATTGCTGGAgggatatatttataagacatgaaaataattatcaaaggtATTCGACGAACGTATTTCTTAGtatgaaatacttttatttgcaAGTCTGAATTGACTTATGAAACAAcgtccgaaaaaaaaaaacagttcttttttcaaaaaaactCAATGGTTCGTTGaaacaatgaataaattatgtatcatgtataattcattataaatcatttaaataaaacgaatatcgAAGTATAAAGTGGTAATggtttataacaaatattttcgaCCTTACTTGCAGACGTATAGTTAGTCTTgtttgtctctttctatcattactgatttgatatttgaaagaaaaagacatcataaaaaatatttcgaacatTGCCtcattaaagttttatgtttaaaaaatctcaataacatattattttaaatataagccaGGACAGGTAACTATCTATATATCAAGCAATGTGTATTGGAATCCGCCCAAGTGACTACGTAATTTTACGACGAACTCAAGACACCTTGTTTACGTTTGCGTGACGTAGGTGCGCATGCGCATTCGCTTTAACATATAACACCTACTTTCTGACTGACAAGATTTTCATTGATtatcattaccgtctttaccatagtgctatggggcacgtgcccatggcccccatcctgagagggccccgaagaaccaacaattttcTTCATACATTTACTGCTTgcacgttgactgctatgtatattttcgaaagtgatatatttgtaagaaataactaaaatatttatcaaaaaaggctattgacgatagtcgatattaaaagtagaaaaaCGTGCTCTTCGTAATAGAAAtcgatatactataaaatagccataagattgtacaaccaatcagattcctacgaatttacgaaaaattacggcaccgtttatttgaaactatacttaaggcctgtccataagcaaattatttgtacatggcagtaaatatctaccaaaagggcctcaaattcatgggtgcctaAGGTCTTCAGCATAGCTGGAGACGGCTCTGTTGATTATAAAGATTAACTACGCTATGTCTATCAAATATTCTTacatacatttgaaataaatatcacaataagCTTTAACTGTGATTTAATATGATCTGACGAACACtttggtaaattaaaaacgtgATACGTAATGGATAATGTTTTCAACGaacaatctttaatattttcatatataacagggaaattttgtttacaagtaataaattatgaaataaggtCCCGGTCattgtcaatataaataataagttataaataaagttattatcatatttataattaattcaaagaaCGACGGATAAGGAGTAAAAGATACATTTTTCAAGGATAATAAATTACTTctgtgtaatataaattatgttaattgaaATTGCAATAGTTTTGttctatgaaatatttcaaagaaaaattgataaatcataattaaaaattatccacAGACCAATTTTCCTATTAAGAACTACAAtttaaacatctaaaaataatgtatttaatttgctttgaaattgtaagatttattgaagttgattaattttatcttacaaTGAACTTGAAAGGCtatgaataatgattttaataaaagtagtttttatactaaaatgcaATATTCTAAGGTAAAGAAAATCTGTATAGGgcttaactttaatttatcgaTAGATAATAGTTCATCTCTCAGTACAAATACTGCCATCAAAAATTAATCCAACTGTAAATAATACatctatgtattaataatataggtgTAGTACAAGTGTTATCAggtccaataaaatataatgaaaataaatatactttaagagCAACGTTATATACTTAAGGATTATATTATGAAAGGAACAAAAAATTGGAATTCGTTTTTTAATGAGATTATGTATTTAGTCATTGAATTGTTTAATGGTttgaattaatatcataatcaaACTTAAGTTCATCTGGGTGAAGTTGTTTTGAGCAGGATTAATCTCACATTTCAGAACAACTCAATCTTGAAAGGACAGAAAGATATatcaaaaaatgattataataattattacagtttaaggctatatatataatattcatattaatgaggtatcatatattttcaatattttacgagTGAGGTAAACGAAGTAAGGATACTGATTATCTCCTTCGCTATTGACGTCCTAAAACCAAGTTCTAATTCTgctatacaaataatttgaccGGGCTTTGAATACAAATCAACTCATTATATGGTTGTCTGTATAGTAATACTTCCCATGGAAGTCGAAAATAGCCGAAACCGTCAACATTCAATGCTTGACAAAAGATAGTAAACATGTGCAAACGCatacgaatttaaataattataaactaagaagttgataaataaaaccttgtaaGCGaacttgtttattaataacgaatgtttgtatataatgacgtgaatgtaaataataacattaacaacATTCAGTGAGTTTGGATCGTGTTTGTGTATCTTGTGTTACGTATATTCTAGCAATGGGAATAAATACCGTATTCggaaacttataaattaaatattaatgagaaGGAACGATTATGTCTATCTATATTTGCTGCTTAAATACGTCATTGGTATGTTATATAAAGCATGTGacatacgaaataaattaagatttaaagtTAAGAACAGACTCAATAAgtattgtctttatttattcaaagcaTTTTTAGTCAAACGAAACCTTTTttcatctatatataatatcctgtctatttttttagttttaaaacaagTTTGATAGCAACTatgtttcgtatttatttacatttacatatgttAATAAGCAGTGCATTTAAAATAGATACTGTACCCAAATTGTTGACAATCCTTAAGCGGCTTAGTCGcaatgaaacaataaaataatgatgataattcGATAAGAAAACATAGTTTAGTAACATTATtaagcgttttttttaaatatacagaatATGTAGGCAATTAGAAGTAGATTAACACTTCGTTCTCGAttcataattgataaatataaaaattttggcgccactattaattaatacgtaagtattgttaaatatattatacatagtattatatacaataagaaACGATATAATAATCTTAAGTTTCCTTAAAAAATACTGACTGGTAAGCCACAGATAAAAAACCCTATTACCAtctataaaataagtttgtcaacattttatactgtttttgtgttttttttattattttatatgtgtgtcAGTGGGTACgtgacatattattaataacagattaaactttgtgtacatttttatcgatttatctcttaaatgataaaatacaatgttGTTTATCTGTGCACTTATCGCGTGGAAACCAACATGGATTTTAATgcactaaacaaaaaataaatacttcatacAAGCCATTAAATcgctattttataaaagtaattaaaagcaATTTGACCTAATtgagaattatattttgtatcggTATCaggatagaaataaaaaattacaaaaagtacttccttgatttaaatatataattttaatatcagtttgaaatttaataagtaatcgATACTCGGTTGTACCCACCAACTCATATTCTAACaatgtggtggaataaactcccaATGTTCTCAAAAAGGAGATataggacatttacaggctggtagtatattttatctgttgtatcatatttttaatcctTCTCGCATAGGGTCGTCAATATGATCTATGTATGATATGATGTTCTAAATGTAATCGAAAAaagtttactaaaatataaagatatgtatgtgtaaattattattttaatacgaaaaacACCGTTGCCTGGTGTGTGGAAAATATGTGGTCGAAGATCAGGCGCAGGCTTAGCAAATGCCTGTCCAGCCGTCGAATAGTACaacttattaatttcataataatatgccAAAAATTCAAAGAgcgataaatatgttttaaacatttGTTCGTGGGATTTGTCTGTCCACTTATCAACTTCCTTTAACCCATCTGACGCCCTCTCTATTTTGCAGATTTAACGATAAAAACTGACTTATACAaggaaaatcaataatataaatcatgcATTGACGTGTTGGTTTCATTTAGTTCGGAGTCCATATGATTACTTGTACCAAGATATGTAAGATGAAAGTTCACGAACATGTGTACGTATACACACATCCATACACGCGAGACCTACACAGACACACTTTCTAAAGTTGATTTCCTAAGCCTTTGATTACACAGGTGTTTGAAGTTACCGACTTGATGGATCCTAAAGATCCGTACAGGCGAGTCCGCACAAGCACGGATAGCACGCTTCCCACAATTTCGATAGTTCAAAGTTCATTGTTATTGGTTACaactaattttgaaattaataatcagaaattatacttatattatccCAATCGctaaggaataaagataaacaaacataagatttaagtatttcatgcgGTTTGGTAATAGTTTAGCTATATTTTACACTACAGTTCAGcaacagttcttgattattatgtccttatttatattatcactaTTTCACTTAagtacttatatccactttgattttacttccaaagttttgAAAACACcgtcgtcgacgttcaaaatgccatttttcgcaaatccataatgaaaatcatagattattcgagctctcgaccaatgatatctcgTCAATTTGATAacaatatcgtttattttatttttgcccTCTTGTGGATAGAGTATACAATAGTATCTgattgacatttaatattaaacttttaaagaatgtttcataaacttaatattatacttagtaGATTATTAAGGAAATACATAAACGGAAAATGTATAGTTAGTTACATTCGTATTTACAAATTGTAGGAAGATGGGAGTTAATTGTTTATCCTGCTAGTGTTACCTAACTCCgcaaattagtatttattatatgtaaatttgcGGAGGTAGGTAAAACTAGGTAGACTTAGGTTTGCTTAGATACAaatgatttaattgaattgCTGTCTGCCTATCAGAATATTAACATAAGCACAAATTTGGaagttatttttcatttattttattgcgaataatatttaattgagtgTTACATATTACATAGTAGGTTTAATCCCTGTGTTTCATGAGCTTGGGTGAcggttttatcatttttttttaattaatataacaatgacTATTCTTAGAaacatatgtaaatgtaaagtgatgttagatttaaaaaaaatatataagttcttttaataaagaaacattACTTTTgtgtagataaatataaaatataaagttagtagattaatttaagtaatcattatttagatttaaagcAGTAATTGGTATGTACTAATAAACGAAAAAAGAcatcgattaaaaataattttagagaacAATTTCAAACACAAGATGTCTTACgataataatgattatgacaaaaaagacaaaaaattgGAAAACGCCTTAAATGTAGCGCTGAAGTAACCGACCggaaaaatgcaaaaaaattgCACAACTAAATAGCTACCGACAATCActgaataaatcaaataaaatggagcaaacaaa contains:
- the LOC125069454 gene encoding protein cueball; this translates as MCRMQCLFAILAITINLVNSWDIAITTGDQLEFYTNQTKTSNEGIRFRDLTALAYDAVHNMLLFVDKQNDNASIFSYNLLTRKYQPLVGRRSYENIQGLAFDPVTGKMFWTDTNERSVYWISLWPRPKNNIYGNLLIKMDDEIPRDIAVDSCRGYIYWTNTNITKPTIERARFDGSERKIIVDTNIHMPVSIAIDQRTKRLYWADDKEGIHYSIESSDLEGKDRKTRLVGTYHQPNALTVSKDNIYWVDWGFKSVWKLSKNAPPNTEPEELIAFNNEVPFGIVANYQIADQTAGVTDCTVLAGLSENKTLINEAMNIPKDVGLFCLHGVKTGISDCKCSPGFTGERCEISVCQNFCFNGDCSVNNKGQPECKCKRGYKGTRCEAYICSQYCLNEGVCSLGNNDKLVCKCTNGFVGERCESRKIEATVAPTIESCNCTKGDNATRSLGTSSNDLYIDENCSSGWDPIRDPILMVLGTLCGLLCLICAMLITKILYLKRRPRIKKRIIVNKNVTPLTARPDQCEITIENCCNMNICETPCFEPRNAIRPTLVDAKPGKEEKRNLIANMEQDDIY